In Osmia bicornis bicornis chromosome 1, iOsmBic2.1, whole genome shotgun sequence, the following proteins share a genomic window:
- the LOC114872800 gene encoding glutathione S-transferase 1-like isoform X2: MSNITLYSYDLSPPCRAVLMTAHAIGLKLNIHEINLMHKDHLSEEYAKINPQQSIPAMDDDGFFLTDSHAINCYLVDKYAKDHALYPTDLQKRALVNQFLYYDTGVLFATAKNAFKPIFMQAAKEVPEEKMKLLNEAYEQLNKLLEGKKWLAGDSYTLADINCISTASSATVVVNMDNYPNVKAWIERCEEELPGYKECNAPGNKVLQATLRACLAKK; the protein is encoded by the exons ATGTCGAACATTACTCTATATTCTTATGATCTCAGCCCGCCATGTCGCGCGGTTCTGATGACAGCACACGCGATAGGTCTGAAGCTGAACATCCACGAGATTAACTTGATGCACAAGGATCACTTGTCGGAGGAGTATGCGAAA ATCAACCCTCAACAATCCATTCCAGCGATGGACGATGATGGCTTCTTTCTTACAGACAG CCACGCAATCAATTGTTACCTGGTAGACAAATACGCCAAGGATCATGCATTGTATCCAACGGATCTACAAAAACGCGCCTTGGTCAATCAGTTCCTCTACTACGACACAGGAGTGCTCTTTGCCACCGCGAAAAATGCATTT AAACCCATATTTATGCAAGCGGCGAAAGAGGTTCCCGAGGAGAAAATGAAGCTTCTGAACGAAGCGTACGAACAGTTGAACAAATTACTGGAGGGTAAGAAATGGCTTGCAGGGGATTCTTACACCCTTGCGGATATAAACTGCATATCCACAGCGTCATCCGCTACT GTGGTCGTCAACATGGACAACTATCCAAACGTGAAGGCTTGGATTGAGAGATGCGAGGAGGAACTTCCGGGCTACAAAGAGTGCAATGCGCCGGGAAATAAAGTATTGCAAGCGACTCTTCGTGCCTGTCTtgcgaaaaaataa
- the LOC114872800 gene encoding glutathione S-transferase 1-like isoform X1, with protein sequence MYLKNRGATTVLKRLIHGSMSNITLYSYDLSPPCRAVLMTAHAIGLKLNIHEINLMHKDHLSEEYAKINPQQSIPAMDDDGFFLTDSHAINCYLVDKYAKDHALYPTDLQKRALVNQFLYYDTGVLFATAKNAFKPIFMQAAKEVPEEKMKLLNEAYEQLNKLLEGKKWLAGDSYTLADINCISTASSATVVVNMDNYPNVKAWIERCEEELPGYKECNAPGNKVLQATLRACLAKK encoded by the exons ATGTATCTTAAGAACAGAGGTGCAACGACCGTGTTGAAA AGACTCATTCACGGAAGCATGTCGAACATTACTCTATATTCTTATGATCTCAGCCCGCCATGTCGCGCGGTTCTGATGACAGCACACGCGATAGGTCTGAAGCTGAACATCCACGAGATTAACTTGATGCACAAGGATCACTTGTCGGAGGAGTATGCGAAA ATCAACCCTCAACAATCCATTCCAGCGATGGACGATGATGGCTTCTTTCTTACAGACAG CCACGCAATCAATTGTTACCTGGTAGACAAATACGCCAAGGATCATGCATTGTATCCAACGGATCTACAAAAACGCGCCTTGGTCAATCAGTTCCTCTACTACGACACAGGAGTGCTCTTTGCCACCGCGAAAAATGCATTT AAACCCATATTTATGCAAGCGGCGAAAGAGGTTCCCGAGGAGAAAATGAAGCTTCTGAACGAAGCGTACGAACAGTTGAACAAATTACTGGAGGGTAAGAAATGGCTTGCAGGGGATTCTTACACCCTTGCGGATATAAACTGCATATCCACAGCGTCATCCGCTACT GTGGTCGTCAACATGGACAACTATCCAAACGTGAAGGCTTGGATTGAGAGATGCGAGGAGGAACTTCCGGGCTACAAAGAGTGCAATGCGCCGGGAAATAAAGTATTGCAAGCGACTCTTCGTGCCTGTCTtgcgaaaaaataa